A single region of the Deefgea piscis genome encodes:
- a CDS encoding putative bifunctional diguanylate cyclase/phosphodiesterase, which produces MRHSLTRRCCQWLKPLISQFGVYFFFAVVIGLGLLLSIIVLYSGKQVNAVIQPLVNESVPILRTISELKTKVTERQVIMNQYFAYGLNQAQFKKKYRDNQLRLTQLVEQSNPKRHQHPRHIAIMAMNENAQLLAEKLEHVMSSNPVDADEARAILVESAIDTNELLLQLDRSFVDVSQEIETASRRSLYDVSVMVKLVLAYSLAIVVIAILVAYYIHARQRAEKKLAHAARHDRLTDLLNRRVFEADIAALGDTPYAVILIAIDRFQRVQGGLGYEAGDELLVAVTARLQPIIQQFGGVLYRFESSYFAALLDLSGEERPPELLSKELHDALQVGILIAGHELFLTLSMGGAIYPQDGGDAVTLIRNMDAALEQAQQQGGNALRYYDQEMNARAIERLALEADLRYAIERNQLQLYFQPQAHIHSLQIIGVECLIRWHHLGKLVSPIEFIPLAEESGLIIPMGDWILRTACQQAKAWQDAGTPLIVAINISVRQFQHPHFLSLVRQVLQTTAVDPAWIELEITESVVMQDADHTIELLQQLRDLGVMLSIDDFGTGYSSLSYLRRFPINKLKIDQSFVGNLVSGNQDAAIVDAIVRLGHNLGLTVIAEGVETEAHLAVLAQLHCDEIQGYYFSRPLPLAELTRFLSSQIA; this is translated from the coding sequence ATGCGTCATTCGTTGACTCGACGCTGTTGTCAGTGGTTGAAACCGCTGATTTCTCAATTTGGCGTTTATTTCTTTTTTGCGGTCGTGATTGGTCTTGGTTTATTGCTGAGCATTATCGTGCTTTATAGTGGCAAGCAAGTGAACGCGGTGATTCAGCCTTTGGTGAATGAATCAGTCCCAATTTTGCGCACCATCAGTGAGCTCAAAACCAAGGTCACTGAACGCCAAGTCATCATGAATCAATACTTTGCTTATGGGCTCAATCAAGCACAGTTCAAAAAGAAATACCGCGACAATCAATTACGCTTAACTCAGCTGGTAGAGCAATCCAATCCGAAGCGGCATCAACATCCTCGGCACATTGCGATTATGGCCATGAATGAAAATGCGCAACTATTGGCCGAAAAGCTAGAGCATGTGATGAGTAGCAATCCGGTTGATGCGGATGAAGCAAGGGCTATTTTGGTCGAAAGCGCTATTGATACCAATGAATTGTTATTGCAATTGGATCGCTCTTTTGTCGATGTGAGTCAAGAAATCGAAACGGCAAGTCGTCGGTCATTGTATGACGTTAGCGTGATGGTGAAGCTGGTGCTGGCGTATAGCTTGGCGATTGTCGTGATTGCGATATTGGTCGCGTATTACATTCATGCGCGTCAGCGCGCAGAGAAAAAATTAGCCCATGCCGCACGCCATGATCGCTTGACTGATTTACTCAACCGCCGCGTTTTTGAAGCTGATATTGCCGCATTGGGTGATACGCCGTATGCGGTTATTTTGATTGCGATTGATCGTTTTCAGCGGGTGCAAGGCGGTTTGGGTTATGAAGCGGGTGATGAATTATTGGTTGCCGTCACCGCCAGATTACAGCCGATTATTCAACAATTTGGTGGGGTTTTATATCGATTTGAGAGTTCATATTTTGCGGCTTTATTGGATTTAAGCGGTGAAGAGCGGCCGCCAGAGTTGCTATCCAAAGAGCTGCACGATGCCTTGCAAGTCGGCATTTTAATTGCCGGTCATGAGTTATTTTTAACCTTGAGTATGGGCGGCGCCATTTATCCACAAGATGGCGGTGATGCGGTGACCTTAATTCGCAATATGGATGCGGCACTTGAGCAAGCGCAGCAGCAAGGTGGTAATGCCTTACGTTATTACGATCAAGAAATGAATGCACGTGCCATAGAGCGTTTGGCACTTGAGGCCGATTTGCGCTATGCGATCGAACGCAATCAATTGCAGCTGTATTTTCAACCCCAAGCGCATATTCATTCATTACAGATTATTGGTGTTGAGTGTTTAATTCGTTGGCATCATCTTGGTAAATTGGTTTCACCGATTGAGTTTATTCCCTTGGCGGAAGAATCCGGACTGATTATTCCGATGGGCGATTGGATTTTACGTACCGCTTGCCAGCAGGCTAAAGCTTGGCAAGACGCCGGTACGCCACTGATTGTGGCGATTAATATCTCGGTTCGGCAGTTTCAGCACCCGCATTTTTTGTCTTTAGTGCGTCAAGTTTTGCAAACCACGGCTGTTGATCCGGCATGGATTGAATTAGAAATTACAGAAAGTGTGGTGATGCAAGACGCCGATCATACAATTGAATTGTTGCAGCAATTACGCGATTTAGGGGTGATGCTGTCGATTGATGATTTTGGTACCGGTTATTCAAGTCTGTCCTACTTAAGACGATTCCCGATTAATAAATTAAAAATTGACCAAAGTTTTGTCGGTAATTTGGTGTCTGGCAACCAAGACGCAGCCATTGTCGATGCCATCGTTCGCTTGGGGCATAATCTGGGCTTAACGGTGATTGCCGAAGGGGTGGAAACTGAGGCGCATTTGGCCGTTTTGGCGCAGCTGCATTGCGATGAAATTCAAGGATATTATTTCTCACGGCCATTACCGTTGGCTGAGCTGACCCGCTTTTTATCCTCACAAATCGCTTGA
- a CDS encoding BCCT family transporter: MKTSTLSTRTTFCWPVVLPSLALVLVLLLFSMLAPSQAEYIFNSSKSWITEYFSWFYTLAVAAFVILLIGIAISRYGNIRLGPDDAEPEFRFSSWIAMLFAAGMGVGLMYFGVGEPIQHLIAPPTAVVGTPSAAREAMLMTFFHWGIHAWAIYGVVGLVLAYFGFRYNLPLTVRSGLYPILKDRINGPWGHAVDVFALCGTIFGIATTLGYGVLQLSAGLTHVSGWDFSGLPMQLGLIAAVVTLAGLSAASGLGKGVRILSEINLSLAIFLMLFVLIAGPTLYLLGSFSENIGNYLANVVQLTFRNFTYEPANSENWYQGWTILYWAWWISWAPFVGMFIARISRGRTIREFIVGVLVIPATFNFLWMTVFGNAAIWVDTHTAMGALGASAGNVDALLFTFLDYLPLASLSSAVALVLIAIFFVTSADSGAFVIDNIASRGNTQSPVWQRLFWAVILGLVAGCLLTAGGLKALQSMTIVAALPFAVVMLLLCFSLLKGLRADELHAQQKLSHASNFWNGQRWRSRLVQILRQPTQQDVRAFLSDTVQPAMEKIAEELLKNGVQAKVERISEDKVQLEVTQNQLRDFVYGVACTQKLVPDFALANTALPTSEQAETFEPTTYFTDGRKGYDVQSLVESEVLADILKQYERHLSLSLNADAALLQHAPSHR, encoded by the coding sequence ATGAAGACGTCTACCTTATCAACACGAACGACCTTTTGTTGGCCAGTAGTACTACCTAGTTTGGCTTTAGTGCTGGTGTTATTGCTATTTTCAATGCTTGCGCCGAGTCAGGCTGAGTACATTTTTAACTCCAGCAAAAGCTGGATTACCGAGTATTTTTCTTGGTTTTACACTCTGGCTGTCGCCGCTTTCGTTATTTTATTAATTGGTATCGCGATTAGTCGTTACGGCAATATTCGCTTAGGACCGGATGATGCCGAGCCCGAGTTTCGGTTTTCCTCGTGGATCGCCATGCTTTTTGCTGCAGGTATGGGCGTAGGGCTGATGTATTTCGGGGTCGGCGAGCCAATACAGCATTTAATTGCGCCACCCACTGCCGTCGTTGGCACGCCATCTGCTGCGCGCGAAGCCATGCTGATGACCTTCTTTCATTGGGGGATTCATGCTTGGGCGATTTATGGTGTGGTCGGGCTGGTGCTGGCCTATTTTGGCTTTCGCTACAATCTACCGCTGACCGTGCGCTCGGGGCTTTATCCCATTTTAAAAGATCGTATTAATGGCCCTTGGGGTCATGCGGTCGATGTGTTTGCGCTGTGCGGCACGATTTTCGGGATTGCTACCACGCTAGGTTATGGGGTTTTACAACTGTCAGCAGGTTTAACTCACGTCAGTGGCTGGGATTTTTCTGGCTTGCCGATGCAATTGGGTTTAATCGCAGCCGTTGTGACTTTAGCGGGTTTATCGGCAGCATCTGGTTTGGGAAAGGGCGTAAGAATCTTAAGTGAAATTAATTTATCACTAGCTATCTTCCTAATGCTGTTTGTTTTAATTGCGGGCCCAACACTCTATTTATTGGGCAGCTTTAGTGAAAATATTGGCAATTATTTAGCCAATGTTGTGCAACTGACTTTCCGCAATTTTACTTATGAGCCGGCCAATTCAGAAAACTGGTACCAAGGTTGGACCATTTTGTATTGGGCTTGGTGGATCTCTTGGGCACCGTTTGTTGGTATGTTTATCGCGCGGATTTCGCGTGGTCGCACCATCCGCGAATTCATCGTTGGCGTTTTGGTGATTCCAGCAACGTTTAATTTCTTGTGGATGACCGTATTTGGCAATGCTGCCATTTGGGTCGATACCCATACCGCGATGGGCGCGCTGGGTGCCAGTGCGGGTAATGTCGATGCGCTGTTGTTTACTTTCCTTGATTATTTACCACTAGCTAGCTTGAGCTCAGCCGTTGCCTTGGTATTGATTGCGATTTTCTTCGTGACTTCTGCCGATTCGGGCGCTTTTGTGATCGATAATATTGCCAGCCGTGGCAATACCCAATCACCAGTGTGGCAACGCTTATTTTGGGCGGTGATTTTGGGTTTGGTTGCCGGTTGCTTATTGACCGCTGGCGGTTTAAAAGCTTTGCAATCGATGACCATAGTGGCGGCTTTGCCGTTTGCGGTAGTGATGCTATTGCTGTGCTTTAGTTTGCTCAAAGGTTTGCGAGCGGATGAATTGCATGCACAGCAAAAATTATCGCATGCGAGTAATTTTTGGAATGGCCAACGCTGGCGTTCACGCTTGGTGCAGATTTTACGTCAGCCTACACAGCAAGATGTTCGGGCTTTTTTAAGCGATACGGTGCAGCCGGCGATGGAAAAAATTGCCGAAGAATTGCTTAAAAATGGCGTTCAAGCCAAGGTTGAGCGCATTAGCGAAGATAAAGTGCAATTGGAAGTCACCCAAAATCAGTTGCGTGATTTTGTTTATGGCGTGGCGTGTACGCAAAAACTAGTACCTGATTTTGCTTTAGCCAATACCGCTTTACCGACCTCAGAGCAAGCTGAGACGTTTGAACCGACGACTTATTTTACCGATGGTCGCAAGGGTTATGACGTGCAGTCTTTGGTTGAATCCGAAGTGCTGGCCGATATTTTGAAGCAATATGAGCGGCATTTGAGTCTTTCGCTCAATGCGGACGCCGCTTTATTGCAGCATGCACCATCTCATCGTTGA
- a CDS encoding SlyX family protein: protein MEARITELEIRLVLQDELLDDLNQIIARQQQQIDHLQQQVSYLQERSVGPEQSGRSLLDEIPPHY from the coding sequence ATGGAAGCGCGCATCACCGAATTAGAAATCCGCCTTGTATTGCAAGACGAATTACTCGATGATTTAAATCAAATCATCGCGCGGCAACAGCAGCAAATTGACCATTTGCAACAGCAAGTGAGTTATTTACAAGAACGAAGTGTGGGCCCCGAGCAGTCTGGACGCAGTCTTTTGGATGAAATTCCACCGCATTACTAA
- a CDS encoding YgiQ family radical SAM protein: MNTSHSPIYDLPAGVTPRQPAPFLPMSRKEMDALGWDECDIILVTGDAYIDHPSFGMALLGRLLEAQGFRVGIISQPDWTSADEFKQLGKPRLYFGVTSGNMDSMINRYTADKKPRSDDAYTAGGMAGKRPDRALNVYCQRCREAYPGVQIMAGGIEASLRRIAQYDYWSDKIRQSALIYSKADLLLFGNAERALVEVTQRVAAGEKMSEIRDVRGTAFLAPHGWRPAGWVELDSSIVDIPGKVEAHPNPYAMEDEKQQSAAGNTAESSAANTQVIQMVSREARLAARREVRGRTVIRIPSFETVTYDPVSYAHASRTLHLESNPGNARALVQQHGERDVWMNPPPIPLETAEMDYAFDQYFARNPHPSYGQQVIPAWDMIRFSINIMRGCFGGCTFCSITEHEGRIIQSRSEGSVLREIEEIRDKTAGFTGHISDLGGPTANMYRLACKDPKIEKSCRRLSCVYPGICENLNTDHSSLIQLYRKARKIPGVKKITIGSGLRYDLAVTSPEYVKELVTHHVSGYLKIAPEHTEEGPLSKMMKPGIGTFEKFKAMFEKFSAEAGKRQYLIPYFIAAHPGTSDEDMLNLALWLKKNDFRPDQVQAFTPTPMAMATTMWHTKRNPLKKIHRSSEKVDVIRDEKRRKAHKAFLRYHDPKNWPLLRDTLREMGRADLIGNSPKHLIPMESPEERALQARPVPKGNARGGGGPGSVGKIPNRSNGARSTASNGQRAIPHGAAAGKPKAAATANRPQSGKPGATLAKKPRAR, encoded by the coding sequence ATGAATACCTCTCATTCCCCGATTTATGATTTGCCCGCAGGCGTAACGCCGCGTCAACCTGCGCCTTTTTTGCCGATGAGCCGCAAGGAAATGGATGCGCTGGGCTGGGATGAGTGCGACATTATTTTGGTCACTGGCGATGCCTATATCGATCATCCAAGTTTTGGTATGGCGCTATTGGGGCGTTTGCTCGAGGCGCAGGGTTTTCGCGTTGGGATTATCAGCCAGCCCGACTGGACCTCTGCCGACGAATTTAAACAGCTTGGCAAGCCGCGGCTGTATTTCGGCGTCACGTCAGGCAATATGGATTCGATGATTAACCGCTATACGGCAGATAAAAAACCGCGTTCGGACGACGCGTACACCGCAGGCGGCATGGCGGGTAAACGACCTGATCGCGCGCTGAATGTATATTGCCAACGTTGCCGCGAAGCGTATCCGGGTGTGCAAATTATGGCGGGCGGTATCGAAGCCAGTTTGCGCCGCATCGCGCAATACGATTATTGGAGCGATAAAATCCGCCAGTCGGCGCTGATTTATTCCAAAGCCGATCTGCTGCTATTTGGTAACGCCGAACGCGCCTTGGTTGAAGTGACGCAGCGCGTCGCTGCTGGCGAAAAAATGAGCGAAATCCGCGATGTGCGCGGTACAGCATTTTTGGCCCCGCATGGTTGGCGGCCTGCTGGCTGGGTTGAGCTTGATTCGTCGATTGTCGATATACCTGGCAAAGTTGAAGCCCATCCTAACCCGTATGCGATGGAAGACGAGAAACAGCAAAGTGCAGCGGGCAATACTGCTGAGTCTTCTGCCGCAAACACCCAAGTTATTCAAATGGTTTCTCGCGAAGCGCGCCTTGCCGCGCGCCGCGAAGTGCGCGGCCGCACGGTGATTCGGATTCCGTCGTTTGAAACGGTGACTTATGATCCGGTCAGCTACGCGCATGCTAGCCGCACGCTGCATTTGGAATCCAATCCCGGCAACGCCCGCGCTTTGGTGCAGCAGCATGGCGAACGGGATGTGTGGATGAATCCACCGCCGATTCCGCTAGAAACCGCCGAAATGGATTACGCTTTTGATCAATATTTTGCGCGCAATCCGCATCCAAGTTACGGCCAGCAAGTGATTCCCGCGTGGGATATGATCCGTTTTTCGATCAATATTATGCGCGGCTGTTTTGGCGGCTGTACGTTCTGTTCAATTACCGAACACGAAGGGCGCATTATTCAAAGCCGCAGTGAGGGCTCGGTATTGCGCGAAATCGAAGAAATCCGCGATAAAACCGCTGGCTTTACTGGGCATATTTCTGATTTGGGTGGACCAACCGCCAATATGTATCGCTTGGCGTGTAAAGACCCCAAAATCGAAAAATCCTGTCGCCGTTTAAGCTGTGTTTATCCCGGCATTTGCGAGAATTTAAACACCGATCACAGTAGTTTGATTCAACTGTATCGCAAGGCACGTAAGATTCCGGGCGTGAAAAAAATCACCATTGGCTCGGGTTTGCGCTACGACTTAGCGGTCACATCGCCAGAATATGTAAAAGAATTGGTCACGCATCATGTGTCGGGCTATTTGAAAATCGCGCCGGAGCATACCGAAGAAGGCCCGTTGTCAAAAATGATGAAACCGGGCATCGGTACTTTTGAAAAATTCAAAGCGATGTTTGAAAAATTTAGTGCAGAAGCCGGCAAGCGGCAGTATTTAATTCCTTACTTTATCGCCGCGCATCCGGGAACGTCGGATGAAGACATGCTGAACTTGGCGCTGTGGCTGAAGAAAAACGATTTTCGCCCTGATCAAGTGCAAGCGTTTACGCCAACGCCGATGGCGATGGCTACGACGATGTGGCATACCAAGCGCAATCCATTGAAAAAAATCCATCGCAGCTCGGAAAAAGTCGATGTGATTCGTGATGAAAAACGCCGTAAAGCGCATAAAGCTTTCTTGCGTTATCACGATCCAAAAAACTGGCCACTACTGCGCGATACACTGCGCGAGATGGGGCGGGCTGATTTGATTGGCAATAGCCCGAAGCATCTCATTCCAATGGAGTCGCCGGAAGAGCGCGCGCTGCAAGCACGACCGGTGCCGAAGGGCAATGCGCGTGGCGGCGGAGGCCCGGGTTCGGTTGGTAAGATACCCAATAGAAGTAATGGCGCACGCAGCACGGCAAGCAATGGTCAGCGAGCAATACCCCACGGTGCTGCGGCAGGAAAACCCAAAGCAGCGGCGACGGCTAATCGCCCGCAATCGGGTAAACCCGGTGCAACGCTGGCAAAGAAACCACGCGCTCGTTAG
- a CDS encoding carbonic anhydrase family protein has protein sequence MKAKSLLLPLVLSSALAVSAAWAGDDHGGEVKPEPYAVGKTLTKAVQASITPEQAITILKNGNARFSSGKALAPDYKKQVTQTALGQYPLASVVACIDSRSAPELVFNQGIGDLFTTRVAGNTVNEDMLGSLEYAAKVAGSRAIVVLGHTSCGAIKGACDNVKMGNLTGLLDKLMPAVNATQTSGERNSHNHEFVQDVAELNVQQTVEKIRQMSPILKEMEEQGKIKIVGAMYNTSNGQVTWY, from the coding sequence ATGAAAGCAAAATCCTTATTACTTCCTCTTGTTCTATCATCGGCATTGGCTGTTTCAGCGGCTTGGGCGGGCGATGATCATGGCGGTGAAGTTAAACCAGAGCCGTATGCCGTTGGCAAAACCCTGACTAAAGCAGTGCAAGCCAGCATTACGCCAGAGCAAGCCATTACCATTCTCAAAAATGGCAATGCTCGCTTTAGTAGCGGCAAAGCCCTTGCCCCCGATTATAAAAAACAAGTAACACAAACTGCGCTGGGGCAATACCCACTGGCCAGCGTCGTGGCCTGTATTGATTCGCGCTCGGCGCCTGAGTTGGTGTTTAATCAAGGGATTGGTGATTTATTTACCACTCGTGTTGCAGGCAATACGGTCAACGAAGATATGCTAGGTAGTCTTGAATATGCCGCCAAAGTGGCAGGATCACGCGCGATTGTCGTACTGGGCCACACCAGCTGCGGCGCCATTAAAGGCGCGTGCGACAACGTAAAAATGGGCAATCTAACCGGTTTACTCGATAAACTCATGCCGGCGGTCAATGCCACGCAAACCAGTGGCGAGCGCAATTCACATAATCATGAATTCGTGCAAGATGTGGCCGAATTGAATGTGCAGCAAACGGTGGAAAAAATCCGCCAAATGAGCCCAATTCTGAAAGAAATGGAAGAACAAGGCAAAATTAAAATTGTTGGCGCAATGTACAACACCAGCAATGGCCAAGTGACTTGGTATTGA
- a CDS encoding class I SAM-dependent methyltransferase — translation MSIMSRETLSLNDEMRNYFLDTALREPAILGELRDFTAQHRVAKMQFAPEQGALLIFLLRLIRAKKYLEVGTFTGYSSIAAALAMGPEGRVIACDLVEEFTKIAQEWWKKAGVEEQITLKLQAAVFSLETLVAEGHSGSFDCMLIDADKPFYPTYYDFALELVRPGGLIILDNMFLGGRVANPKPHHPASVQILHDFNRQLRDDPRVEHAMLPAGDGMTLLFKR, via the coding sequence ATGAGTATTATGTCTCGCGAAACGCTGTCTTTAAACGATGAAATGCGCAATTATTTCCTCGATACCGCCTTGCGCGAACCGGCCATTTTAGGTGAACTGCGTGATTTTACCGCCCAACATCGGGTGGCAAAAATGCAGTTTGCGCCGGAACAAGGTGCCTTACTGATTTTTCTATTGCGCCTAATTCGCGCGAAAAAATACCTCGAAGTTGGCACTTTTACTGGCTATAGCTCAATCGCTGCGGCGCTGGCAATGGGGCCAGAAGGGCGCGTGATCGCCTGCGATTTGGTTGAAGAGTTTACTAAAATTGCCCAAGAGTGGTGGAAAAAAGCCGGTGTTGAAGAGCAAATCACCCTTAAATTGCAAGCTGCGGTGTTTTCTTTAGAAACCTTGGTCGCTGAAGGCCATTCAGGCAGCTTTGATTGCATGTTGATTGACGCCGATAAACCGTTTTATCCAACGTATTATGATTTTGCTTTGGAATTGGTACGTCCGGGCGGCTTGATTATTTTGGACAATATGTTTCTTGGTGGCCGTGTTGCCAACCCTAAGCCGCATCATCCAGCCAGCGTGCAAATCTTGCATGATTTTAATCGGCAGTTGCGGGATGATCCACGCGTTGAGCATGCCATGTTGCCAGCAGGCGACGGGATGACATTGCTATTTAAACGTTGA
- a CDS encoding tetratricopeptide repeat protein codes for MLDLSQLEARGNAIATLANQDCAAALVQADAMLDAMQAQQLPEAIAIALQTKVRVLQRLPNKTQAITQQNELIRYLKREQLLPNLAAAYLRLGQIYYDSLAYYRALDAWLKSLEIAGERHDIHAAAQAYIGVGKFFFGLGEYTRALHCHNMAQMIASSLNLVQLDTEIGLNIAADAYRLQDFATALTALTKARAAFDAGLNRPSWLGEADFYQGMICFEHGEYAKAQEFLSRAYKIHHKQHNSWGESHVLLALARTFIKLTEYEHAVECLETVCALSEQHQQILLSIEAYEVLSMLYVEQGDYAKALQFHKRLHELIRNNPPEQRPGLRLSRHASQRLQSIESTLELIRIQARLKC; via the coding sequence ATGCTTGATTTAAGCCAATTAGAGGCGCGCGGCAATGCCATTGCGACCTTGGCCAATCAAGATTGTGCCGCGGCTTTGGTGCAGGCTGATGCGATGCTCGATGCGATGCAAGCGCAGCAATTACCTGAAGCAATTGCCATCGCACTGCAAACCAAGGTGCGCGTTTTACAACGATTACCGAATAAAACCCAAGCGATTACGCAGCAAAATGAACTAATTCGCTACTTAAAGCGCGAACAACTGCTGCCAAATTTGGCTGCAGCTTATTTGCGACTCGGGCAAATTTATTACGACAGTCTGGCGTATTATCGCGCTTTGGATGCTTGGCTTAAATCACTAGAAATCGCAGGAGAGCGGCACGACATTCATGCCGCAGCGCAGGCGTATATTGGTGTAGGTAAGTTCTTCTTTGGTCTCGGTGAATATACCCGCGCTTTACATTGCCATAACATGGCACAAATGATTGCGAGCTCGCTCAATCTAGTGCAGCTCGATACTGAAATTGGCTTGAATATTGCTGCCGATGCTTATCGATTACAAGATTTTGCAACCGCGCTTACGGCACTCACTAAGGCTAGAGCTGCATTTGATGCCGGTTTAAATCGACCTTCTTGGTTGGGCGAAGCCGATTTTTATCAAGGTATGATTTGTTTTGAACATGGCGAGTATGCCAAGGCGCAAGAGTTTTTAAGCCGGGCCTATAAAATTCACCATAAGCAGCATAATTCATGGGGTGAAAGCCATGTTTTATTGGCGCTGGCGCGAACATTTATTAAATTGACCGAGTACGAACACGCCGTTGAATGCCTAGAAACCGTTTGTGCATTAAGTGAGCAACATCAGCAAATTTTGCTGAGTATTGAAGCCTACGAGGTTTTATCCATGCTGTATGTGGAGCAGGGCGATTATGCAAAAGCCTTGCAGTTTCATAAACGGCTGCATGAATTAATTCGCAATAATCCACCCGAGCAAAGGCCAGGTCTACGATTAAGCCGGCATGCTAGTCAACGTTTACAATCGATTGAGTCGACGCTAGAGCTGATTCGAATTCAGGCGCGTTTGAAATGCTAG
- a CDS encoding GGDEF domain-containing protein translates to MAKIQSSNCSSNQVSELDTLLMAARQQYRSDCQQTLLLAEQALRIAQQQHDAAALAQATLLLGQAHYILSGAETALPILRKALTQAKAIAAHRLAAESLIGIACALQSLGQLHAAFLANLDALQAAILDNALTLYAEAYLGMGNLYVQHNEHSKALHYLALASEWADLSADQDLRCKTRLHLSATLLSLREFSLAYDVLQQAKTFLILPLRRDWQAEIFNYLGLIHVEQGESSLALDCLQMACQINAEAGFVWGQTVNLLGLGKLSFRLDQPQAALSYLQQALALVDEFQDLYLLQQIHYQLYLIYEAQGDAVRAMMHHIAYHDHFMKLQRQKEYSQFRANDKRRLQNVEMKLKLLSSELEVNQLKQQRHQEVDRLRELESAVYHDGLTGVYNRRALDERLPELLRLTQESQGNLLAIMIDFDHFKQINDHFSHHIGDVVLRTACDVLSKLSRDNDMLARYGGEEFVLIVHHIDIAIASHIAERMRQKIEQFNWADLQTGLCVSISLGCAVWQYGESAEQLLARADKALYAAKHGGRNCVRFAEVDHA, encoded by the coding sequence TTGGCTAAAATCCAATCTAGCAATTGTTCGAGCAATCAGGTTTCTGAACTTGACACTTTATTGATGGCTGCGCGGCAGCAATATCGCAGTGATTGCCAGCAAACGCTGCTGTTAGCCGAGCAAGCGCTGCGGATTGCGCAGCAGCAACATGATGCGGCGGCGCTTGCCCAGGCCACTTTACTGCTTGGGCAAGCGCATTACATTTTATCTGGCGCTGAAACCGCACTCCCCATTTTGCGTAAGGCACTCACACAGGCTAAAGCCATCGCAGCACATCGCTTGGCCGCAGAAAGTTTGATCGGTATTGCGTGTGCGCTGCAAAGCCTAGGGCAATTGCATGCGGCTTTTTTAGCCAATCTTGACGCTTTGCAAGCGGCCATCTTAGACAATGCACTAACACTGTACGCTGAAGCTTATCTTGGCATGGGTAATCTCTATGTGCAGCACAACGAGCACAGTAAGGCGCTGCATTATTTAGCCTTAGCCAGTGAATGGGCCGATTTATCGGCGGATCAAGATTTACGCTGTAAAACACGGCTACACCTGAGTGCCACCTTATTATCGTTACGAGAATTTTCGCTTGCATATGACGTATTGCAACAAGCCAAAACGTTTTTAATTTTGCCATTGCGGCGCGATTGGCAAGCTGAGATTTTTAATTACCTCGGTTTAATTCATGTCGAGCAAGGTGAATCGAGCTTGGCGCTCGATTGCCTACAGATGGCGTGCCAAATCAATGCCGAAGCCGGTTTTGTTTGGGGACAAACAGTCAATTTATTGGGGTTGGGCAAGTTAAGCTTTCGGCTTGATCAGCCGCAAGCGGCGTTAAGCTACTTGCAACAAGCGTTGGCTTTGGTGGATGAATTTCAAGATTTATATCTATTGCAGCAAATTCATTATCAACTCTATCTGATTTATGAAGCGCAAGGCGACGCTGTGCGAGCGATGATGCATCACATTGCTTATCACGATCATTTCATGAAATTGCAACGGCAAAAAGAATACAGCCAATTTCGCGCCAACGATAAGCGTCGGCTGCAAAATGTCGAAATGAAATTGAAACTACTCAGCTCGGAGCTGGAAGTGAACCAGCTGAAGCAGCAACGTCATCAAGAAGTTGATCGCTTACGAGAGCTAGAAAGTGCCGTTTATCACGACGGACTCACCGGCGTGTATAACCGCCGCGCTTTGGATGAGCGCTTGCCAGAATTACTGCGGTTAACCCAAGAAAGTCAGGGGAATTTACTGGCGATCATGATCGATTTTGATCACTTTAAGCAAATTAATGATCACTTTTCCCATCATATTGGCGACGTTGTATTACGTACAGCGTGTGATGTGCTATCTAAATTAAGCCGTGATAACGATATGCTGGCGCGGTATGGCGGTGAAGAGTTTGTGTTGATTGTGCATCATATTGATATCGCTATCGCCAGCCATATCGCCGAAAGAATGCGCCAAAAGATCGAACAATTTAATTGGGCCGATTTGCAAACCGGCTTGTGTGTATCGATTAGTTTGGGCTGTGCCGTATGGCAATACGGCGAAAGCGCAGAACAATTATTGGCGCGTGCCGACAAGGCCTTATATGCGGCCAAACATGGTGGGCGAAATTGTGTGCGTTTTGCCGAGGTCGATCATGCTTGA